The segment CGCCTAATTCATAAGGAATAGTCATATCATATAATAACTTCTGCATTCTAGACCAACCCAAAAGATGTCCTGCCTGCGTGGGACCGTATGACTTTCACAGCTCCCTCTCTTTTATTGGAGGATTTTACTTTCGCACTAAAAGAATCATGTGGTACGAGTTAACTTAATcggtcaaatttatttttgttgaataaaatggacaaaataagtaaatatctttaattttaaaattatgtagcAAAATACTTCTCTTTTCAAAgtatttagcaaattttttatttttttatttttagatttcgattttaacaaaattgagttGTAAGTGGAAGTCGGCATAttttgccacttaaaattttttgaaaatttaagtagAACTTGACATTAGTAATGTCAAGTTATACTTAAGAATACACatagaactcgattttgaagATATCGAGGTTTATACaactcaattttgttaaaattgagttCTAAAATAAGGGCATTTTGCTAGATACTCTAGAAAGAGTGGTATTTTGCtatatagttttaaaattaagggtatttATCTATTTTGCCTCGAATAAAAGCAATGATGTTCAAACCATGCCTGCACTATCATGaagaaaatgcaataaaataaatttatattctatcttttaatctttataatttgttattataAAAAGCATGTAAATAATGACTATTAGGTATCTAAGAAGAGCATGTAATCCACCAAGTGTACTGAATAATTACTCTTATAAATTGCTTATTTTGTATGCCAAATACAAGAAAAGTGTGTGTCCTTCGATATTacttggaattttatttttttaaacaaactttggaTCCAATGAGCTTAGTTTAAATTGCTAACGAATATAAAAGAATCCATTTGTGATTGCTCTCAGAAGTAGAGTTTTAAATTGCTAAcgaatacaaaatataatagtattttttttttctaaagaaaggCAAGTTGATTATAAAAGTTCTTtacattataatttaaaaacaaattaatggCCAAATTTTATTATACCCCCAGGGTATTTGTTAATagacaattttaagaaaattttgatgctatttttatggaaaatataaaaatttgtagaaaaaattaattgcctttttatttttccataaaaaatttctaaaattatttaaaaaaaaaaaacttttaaagcATCTGTTAACTTTTCTcgttttattgttgttgttgggtaAGCATTGGTATCAtttcgggaaaaaaaaaatagtgaatagACAAGTATATTTATGTCATTTACTAAGTTGAACTTGTGCACTAAACAACCCTAATGCTAAAACTCAGAATTCCAACTTTAgttcaaaaatgaaaaggaaaaaaaagaagaaaaaaatctacAGTATTTAGCAAGATTGTCAAACAAATGgcaaattttgttgaaaatgttTAATTGTATGTTTAGAGGAATGGagggagaggagagtagagagGAGAGGAATAGTTATCTCTTTATCTTGGTTTTggacattttaaaaattaagtggGTAAAGAGGAATAGATATCTTTAGATCTCAATTTGTTTAGGGCAGGTTTGATAAGAGAATTTAAatgcaatattttgttttggaaaCTATAAAATGGTAAATCCCATGTTTGAATCTATTGTTTGactaatgttttcaaaatatagtattcaaaaaataatttcctagtTGTAATTAAATTGAAAACAGTAGACTCTACAGATTTGCCCAAACTCTTTTATCCCTTAAATAAAGAAACTtatttttatcacaaaaaaattctcaccttttaaatttgaaacttatcattattaaaaataaaaaataaaaagaaggaaagaaaggtaCATTAGTTCTATTCcctcacatcatttttttttaaatattttttttcttaaaaatcggAGCCAAtcacatataatataaaaatgattatttgaaaattatttttatactgttttgaaaacaaaaataaaaatcctctcACCAAACATGCTcttagatgttttaaaaattaaaatgaaaaaaaaaaatgataaggcatcatttaaattgattaaaatgataaacatagcatttttttgggacaaaaaaaaagcatattaaaCCAACTACATTCAGTTTTTTACTTAGAAAAACTAGTAAATAATGAAATAAGTAGTTCATTGTTCAAAACCAACCACTAAGTCAGTGAATGaaggattctcaaaaaaagaaaaaaaagaaaaagaaaaatgtaagtgaatgaagaaatatattaaataaatataaatatcatGTCTTTTATTCATCAgttattttctttgaaaacaTAGTCAAAAATTGAATAGAAAATACTactatattaaatatttaattagtttattttttcataatatcatatgaaattatttaaaaataacaaaattatgctactaaataataaataataatataaaaaatacttaaCATATATAGACATACCTACATcgattaacatttttttttttcatttatgattttttttgtcaaaattaaaaaaaaaactttcaaaatcttaaaccaaataaaatgcATTTGTAATAATATTCGGTACATTTTTTTAGAGAATGAAGctatatattaaatattcatattatttttcttaaaaaaaaaaaaagataatgggCTTGGGCTAATTTAGGAAATAAACTCTAAAATGGAAAAACCCCACATCAACTTCCTCAATCCACACGTCCCTTAAAATAATATCTTGCTACAATGCTTTAAAAAGTgggagaaataataaatattagcattttgattttccatacacttttttttttgtatctccgaaatgacaaaaaaaaaagttaatgttttgaaaagtgagaaaataaataaaaaattatattttaataaaataaagtataagATAAAGAATAGATACaagtattttgaaaaatggttaattaaaaagaaaagtttcttACCCTCAATTATATTTTGAACCTTTGAGGCTAATAATGGCCTTATAACAAGATAATAattccaagaaaagaaaaatatgttggAAATTATTACGGCTTTGGtggatttgttttgtttaaattttttttgataatagagtttgtatcttttaattaaagagaagaaaaaaaatggtgttgGGATATTAAAAAGGAGAAGGATTAGAGTGGGGTCGTAGAGAGTAAAAGCATGCAGTATAGTAGTCATAGTCGTGTGGTGTGGACCTCACTCTCTCACTCCCTCACTGtccctttttttctcttatGTCCGTCCGATATTTCAGTCTAAcgcatacacacacacacacacacacacacacacacacacacacactgattctaaataaaaacttccaacaaggaaagaaaaaatatataatcaacacaaaaccaaccaaaaaaaaaataaacaaaaacaaagagacagagaaagagagagagagagagatagtgagAGTCGGcgctttttttctttgttttccaaaacaaaataaatagcgCACATCTCAAGCAAGCACCACCACCAGActcaaaaaaaaacccacatagAGAgagttatatttatatatttatatttacagAGAAGAGTGAGGAAATCGATCTTTCGAGTAACGGCTACTTTTGCTGTTGTAGTGTagtagaagaggaagaagaagggctgtggttttctttttctttttttgttgttgaaaatgGATTACAACAATGACAagtaaatctctctctctctctctctctctctctgattggGTACTGGGTTTGCATGTTTATCGTTTTTCGTGAAATGTGTTTCTGGGTTTGttctgaaaaatgaaaatgtacaATCTTATCTGGGTTTATTATCTTCccccaaatttttattttattttattttttattttgttttgaaaatgcaTTTTGCTTgactttctttgattttttagtcaaaatatttgtttaaaaaaaaaaaaattaataactgtTGGGTTTGTCTTTGAGGGTATAATGAGAATGAGGATGAGATGTGGGCTCTGATTTAATTGGtgggtcattttttttttcttttttcttttgctttttctttacTCATTTGTTGGACCTGATTctgatttgtgtgtgtgtttagatCCAAGTAGCATACGCTTTTGTTTACTGTTAAAAGTATGATTCTTCTGAACGATTCTTCCAATTGTTGTCATTTTACTTTTCTAGTTCTGATTTGTTAGGTGCTCCCATCATGATGCTTGTTTGGGATTTATCTTTAAGTCcttgaaatttgttttgtttgcatCTTAAATAGGAGAAAAATATCAATGTAGATTTCATAGTTAGCAACTATTATTATAGGCAATTTGGGTCGTGAGCTCCTTAGATTTCTTTCACATTGACACTGGCATGAACTTAAAACTTTTGTGATTTATGCAtttaccttgtttagctttagAAATGTTTATTTATGAACACCGGTTTGCTTTCCTCTTTGCGTGAAATGGTAGTAGTGAGTCTTGGAATTGGCATAGGGAGGATTACTGTCTCCAAAAGGATCCCAATAGTAGTAAGTTCTTATTCTGTTTCATAATTTGCTTGTTGGTTTGTATACTCGAAATCAGGATGTTTGAGTTGGTTTGATTGTTTTGAGCAGACATATCTGAATGCCTATGGAATGGAGTGCCTCAGAATGAAGAAGATCTTTCCTACATGCTTGATGAAACAACCCCCATCAAGGCTTGCGGGGATCTGGCTTACCATGTTTCTCATAGTGGTATCTTTTTCCCCTCATCCTTCGTTTGTTCGCATTATCTTGTGACATAATCTCGCTTGTATGTCCAATTCAGTGGATGGtgcctttttctttattttaataatttgatagttttgtGTTCAGAGAATATGACCAAGGAACCAGAAGAATGTAGAGAGACTTCTTCACAAGTAAAGAGGCGCCGGATGCTACAATTTAACAGTCAAGCTATGGATCCTTCCCATGAGGAGAAGTCATCTGCATTCCTAAAATCAATTGAGTGCGGGGTAACTCTTGACTTGTCTTAATTgtcaaatgaaaataatttcacaTGGTTCAATTGCTATATTTGAAATCTGTTTTGAATTTGTGAtgtggaaaagaaaaagatatttcaAGCTCTGGGGCAGAAATCTAATGTGCAATAGATAACATATTAGAACTGCTTGATAAATATCTGCATATTTCTATTTTAGTAGAACCTCTTATATTGTTAATTAGGAAAAAGACTGTTATCCACATAATGTGATATTCATTTAGGCTGTAACTCATTTGTAGTAATTATGTAGTATGACTGTGTGTTAATTATCTAATTTGTTAAACCAAGATTtaatggggtttttttttttttttttttttttccctgtagGAATTTTGAGTTTGGTATTTTTGTGACCAATATAACTGTTGGAATAAAAACTAGTCCAATACCAGTGTCATGGCACTCAAATTACACAAACATTACTTCACATTTGCTGAagatatcatcatcatcatcatcatcacatcATTGTTTTTGTTGTAATCATTTGTTCTATTCTATGTTTAGGAGAGGGAGGATTCAATTGAAGAGATTTTCCCTGAAACGTCATATTGGGTTTCTGGGCCTCCAGGTTCATCTCTTGGAATATTCTTCTCTTATGATTATGtactataatttattattcttaGTTTCTAATCACAATGCAATATATCTTAGGAAATGCATCTGCTTCTGCTTATGAGAGCCTGGATCACTCATCTGAAGAGTGGCTTGCAGAATGCTTTAATGATACTGAGATGAATTTCAGCCCTGATGATATGTATGCTTCTCTGGACTTAAGCTTTTTAGTGTGACCACTAATTTTGTCAATCTGATTCCTTTATTATGTGAGATTCAGGAATTTCTCTGGGGCATCTGATATTCAGTTCGATATTGGAGGTATGTGGGGTTGTTTTTGCCTTGAATATTATGTACCATTGTTTCTTTATtatcttctttctatttttcctcTGTGCAccattatttatattattgaatttgttttctcttgTAGATTTGTGTGACTTCCCACAAGAGTATGAAGCTAATGCGGTCCAACAACAAGTTTCTCGAACCCcgcaaaaaattatttttaaaggtCTTTCTCTGTTCCCATGTTTTCTTGTTGCTTATATTTATTGTTCTCAAAAGATCAATGGATCCTCTTATAACAGTTATCCCTGTGACAATGTGGCAACTATCCCTTGGTTGCTTGGATATAGTGACTCACTTTTGACTAACAACGGTTTTGAAACCCTAAGccagaaaaagggaaaaacaaacaaacaaacaaactaaggTTACAAGAGATTTTAAACATGTGTGCTCCTCAAATTGATGTCCTTAAGCTTGAGGTTACAACATTATGAGGTGCAGCAAGATTATTATGCCTGGTGTCAGTGCAGATatatacaataaataataaaataaaactaactggTTTTGGATCTCTGTTTTGCCTGCATAGGTAGGAAGTCTTACATACGGACTCCAACTAAGTTGGCTGCTTCTGTGGCCTATCCATTTGCCTTCATTAAACCCAGTGGGGCTCATGGAGACGTAACTCTGAAGGAGATAAACCAGCGGATTCTCACTCCACCTCCTTCAAAATCGAAGAAAGGTAATGAAGATCCTGCTGCTTCTTACCCTACTTCAGCTTTCTCTGGGAAGCCTGTAgttggaaaaacaaaaatccgCACTGAAGGAGGAAAAGGCAGCATCACAATTATGAGAACCAAAGGCTGAATGCGTAGATAAGTGTTGTTTTGGATGCAACTTTTATTGGTCCTACCATCTTGCCTCATTATTAACTGGGGTTGGATTTTGCTGTAATATTCCAGGGCCAATAAAGTATAGAAGTTGATActgaatttttttgttggacTGGTTCTTGGAAGTCATAAATTATGTCATTGAAGTGTTTATGTCTCCAAGTGGTACTTTAGGTGTCAAATAGCTGTTGTTTCTACAATGAGAATCTTGATATCTAATTAGATCCTCTTGTTAATGATTCCCAAGAACAATGTTACATCATCTGAATTTCATATAATGCAGGAAACTTAATTACTGGAATTTATACCTAGGCTGTGTATTTTAGATGAAATGCAAGGCACAAAACTTTTGTCTTAAATATGCATCGACTGCAGACAGATTCTGAGTTTGTACCAACTTTaactatatttttgaatttgtttttgtttatgttacAAACTGATGCTGAGTGTGTTTTAACAGTTATAAACATGATAATTTTCTCCTTGTACACTTCCTTTACCTGCGAAATTAATCATCTAAGTATATCAcagagatttatatatttatatctttaGGATTATCCATCTGTATGTGTACAATTCAGTTATCTTCTTGTCATTGATTTCCCTTCTAAAATGATAGAACTAGACCCAATATTCCTAGAAACTCACATGTTCTATAAATTTGATCTTGGGACCTCCCACGAGTGTATATCAAAGTGCTGTTTGATCTACATTTGATGATCTGCAGTCAGATTATGACTTAGCATCTATGGTTTTATTATGTTGCCTTCATCTCTCCCTCTATAGGAGGGAGGGGAAAGTCTTCATGGACGTGTGTTtactattttttgttgttgtaataatGTAGTAATTTAGAAGTTGCTTCTTTTGATTTGTTTATATGGGTGCCCATTTTAGACTTGGACTGGAGGACCAAATGTGCTTTAAATATGGCAAACATGCCCGGCGTGCTTGCTCGCTGCGACAGGCTTtaagggaaagaagaaaaaataaaatgaaaggaagaaaaagactGCTCAAAGgcctttattttttgtcaagTTCACATGCTTTCGTCTTTCTATGCCTAATGCCTTCAAGGTTTTAGAACATAGAGGCTGGTTTTGGTATGATGACATTTTATGTCACTTATGTTTTCAATGCTATGGGGTAGTGCGTTTGTATTATGTCCCAAAAGCTATGTCCATGTGGGGTACAAAATACAAATAAGCTAAGCCAAGGAAACTGCAATGTTCCAACCTTTCatccaaataaattaaaaaaaggaaagtgCAATGTGTGGTACTGCTTTGGAGTAAATGTTGGGTAAGTAAATTTACTTTACTTAACTCTATTAAAATAAAGACAAAGATCGATAAGCCTTGTTTGATAGGATTATAGTCAATTTACGCATAGAGCATTACATCAAGAACGTATTCAATAGTGATTGCAATCGATCTTTGGTTTAGGTAAAATATAATGATATGcttattatgttttttctttaagAAGAGTATACTTATTATGTTGATCTTACTTATAAGTCAAAAGAAATGGAATGATTTATTATGTTAAGACGGGCTAACCCATTTTTCattggtcaaaaaaaaaaaaaaaaaaaaaaaaaaccaataatgtGATTTCTTGATTCCATATGTATTTAGATTACATTTTGTTAATAAGTAGGATGCGATAGTCATGGTTTAATTTTGGTAGAATATATTTATTGAATCATTTGTTATAAGATCATTTAGCATTTCTCATATCCTGCATCATTTAGGAACATGTTAGGTTTATAAGATTTTGACatttaataaaatgatttagATCATGACATGTGAAATTTATGTCATGATAGACTAAGAATTTGGTATGACCAATGTTGTGAGCAATTAATTTCATTTGGCAACATATgattaaattttgtttcaatcaaGATTTTATGAAGTTTCATATATAGAAGTATGTTTCTCATGCGAAATATCTAAAAATCGGATTTAGATCCTCTAGATTTATTAGGGTATTCTATAAGTagatttatttaaattcaaaccattattttataatttgagggtctaaatTCTATCATATCAGCATTTTActaacaatactcttaaaataataaaataatgttacaaacaaaacaattaagggtctgtttagatatcgcttattattgaaaactgaaaacattgtagcaaaataaattttaaatgtgtgaatagtactatAGGACTTAGTTTTAAAGTTAGATTTACATTTTTCCGTACTTGCaggtcctgtgaacagtgcatgggacCCAGCCAAAAAACGCAAACGCGTTGCTATCCAGACTAACATTAAGAGTATTGTTAGAGTGGAGTTGTGGAGtacttttgtgttagaacccctttgtctcttccttgtgtgtgtgtgtttgtttcttaaaaaaaaaaaaaaaatattgttagtGGAATATTGACATACCGGAATCTAGACtcttaaatcataaaagagtgGCTaggatttaaagaaatttactAGTTGAGTACTCTAGGAAATCTAGAGGATTTGAATCCCTAAAAATCTAGCGTATTGTCATTTAACTTCAAGCATGTGAAATAATAATATTAGCCTTTAAGCTTGTGCTCATGCGTGTgcttagaaactttttttttttccctgaaagTTAATAATTTCTATTAATCATAATTCTGAGCTTCGACATtcttcaatcacaaaaatatctagatgtgtgatgagatttatgcatttgtgggtgaaataatttttatttatataaatttcatcacacccctaggtatCTTTATGATTGAAGAATGTAGTAACCCCAAATTAtgattaatgaaaaattattaacctttaaaaaaaagaaaaaaagaaaaaaaaa is part of the Quercus robur chromosome 9, dhQueRobu3.1, whole genome shotgun sequence genome and harbors:
- the LOC126699183 gene encoding protein XRI1 isoform X2 yields the protein MDYNNDNESWNWHREDYCLQKDPNSNISECLWNGVPQNEEDLSYMLDETTPIKACGDLAYHVSHSENMTKEPEECRETSSQVKRRRMLQFNSQAMDPSHEEKSSAFLKSIECGEREDSIEEIFPETSYWVSGPPGNASASAYESLDHSSEEWLAECFNDTEMNFSPDDMNFSGASDIQFDIGDLCDFPQEYEANAVQQQVSRTPQKIIFKGRKSYIRTPTKLAASVAYPFAFIKPSGAHGDVTLKEINQRILTPPPSKSKKGNEDPAASYPTSAFSGKPVVGKTKIRTEGGKGSITIMRTKG
- the LOC126699183 gene encoding protein XRI1 isoform X1, with protein sequence MDYNNDNSESWNWHREDYCLQKDPNSNISECLWNGVPQNEEDLSYMLDETTPIKACGDLAYHVSHSENMTKEPEECRETSSQVKRRRMLQFNSQAMDPSHEEKSSAFLKSIECGEREDSIEEIFPETSYWVSGPPGNASASAYESLDHSSEEWLAECFNDTEMNFSPDDMNFSGASDIQFDIGDLCDFPQEYEANAVQQQVSRTPQKIIFKGRKSYIRTPTKLAASVAYPFAFIKPSGAHGDVTLKEINQRILTPPPSKSKKGNEDPAASYPTSAFSGKPVVGKTKIRTEGGKGSITIMRTKG